From a region of the Nitrospira sp. genome:
- a CDS encoding 2OG-Fe(II) oxygenase translates to MIVHENMVMEAVDQAVAALDFARLRQEYWEQNEFLVIKQFLPRAFVEEVLVPQAQGVKGELNRNYIPGHKKGGSVSYYTVQEKAPRFLDLYRAESFREFLNRLVDAKLMFCPDNDPHSCALYYYTEPGDHIGFHYDTSYYKGARYTILMGLVDRSTHCKLVCELFKDHPTKQPRHLELVTEPGDMVIFNGDKLWHAVTPLGEGEERIALTMEYVTNPEMGTVKRLYSNLKDSFGYFGFKSVFKRALGLK, encoded by the coding sequence ATGATCGTTCACGAGAACATGGTAATGGAAGCTGTCGACCAGGCGGTCGCTGCATTGGATTTCGCTCGTCTCCGCCAAGAGTATTGGGAGCAAAACGAGTTCTTAGTTATCAAGCAATTCTTGCCCCGCGCCTTTGTAGAGGAAGTGCTCGTTCCCCAGGCCCAGGGTGTCAAAGGGGAACTCAATCGCAATTACATTCCCGGTCATAAGAAAGGCGGGAGCGTCAGTTACTATACGGTGCAGGAGAAGGCTCCACGCTTTCTCGATCTCTACCGTGCCGAATCTTTCAGAGAGTTCTTAAATCGGCTCGTTGATGCGAAGCTCATGTTTTGCCCCGACAACGATCCCCATTCATGCGCCCTCTACTACTACACCGAACCGGGTGACCATATCGGTTTCCACTACGACACGTCCTATTATAAAGGCGCGCGTTATACGATCCTGATGGGGCTTGTCGATCGGTCTACTCATTGCAAACTGGTCTGTGAGTTGTTCAAGGACCACCCGACCAAGCAGCCGCGTCATCTTGAACTGGTCACTGAACCTGGTGATATGGTGATTTTCAACGGTGATAAGCTCTGGCATGCCGTCACACCACTCGGGGAGGGGGAAGAGCGGATCGCCTTGACGATGGAGTACGTCACCAACCCGGAGATGGGTACCGTGAAGCGGCTCTATTCCAACCTCAAAGACTCCTTCGGCTACTTCGGCTTCAAATCGGTCTTCAAACGGGCGCTGGGCCTGAAATAA
- a CDS encoding outer membrane lipoprotein carrier protein LolA translates to MIHWRLAASLSIAFVLPVWAAGGPVDEKALQEVRGVVKQLQARYEKTKDLQADFSQKTKIEGFERPVTSAGKVYIKKPGRLRWDYLDPASEQIYVNQDDVKVYVPEHKQVLVGKLTQMAASQAPLELLQGAAKLDESYEIEPTTGTERGVGSIPLITLIPKGKEHDSAQGLQKIVVEVFPKTYFIRTVSLYEISGNVAVFEFSNLKPNLGLGNEVFDFKTPPDTEVVRAPVLNGP, encoded by the coding sequence ATGATACACTGGCGGCTGGCGGCATCGTTGAGCATCGCGTTTGTCTTGCCGGTTTGGGCCGCAGGCGGACCGGTTGATGAGAAGGCCTTGCAGGAAGTCCGTGGGGTCGTTAAGCAGTTGCAAGCGCGGTATGAAAAAACGAAAGATCTGCAGGCCGACTTTTCTCAAAAAACCAAGATCGAGGGGTTTGAACGGCCTGTAACGTCGGCCGGCAAAGTGTATATCAAAAAGCCTGGTCGTTTGAGGTGGGACTATCTTGATCCGGCGAGCGAGCAAATTTATGTGAACCAGGACGATGTGAAGGTGTACGTCCCCGAACATAAGCAGGTTTTGGTCGGGAAACTGACGCAAATGGCCGCTTCCCAAGCGCCATTGGAACTGCTGCAGGGAGCAGCAAAATTGGATGAGTCGTATGAGATTGAACCCACCACCGGAACGGAGCGTGGAGTGGGTAGCATCCCGCTGATTACGCTCATTCCCAAAGGCAAGGAACATGACTCTGCCCAGGGCCTTCAGAAAATCGTCGTCGAGGTCTTTCCCAAAACCTATTTCATCCGTACCGTGTCTCTTTATGAAATCAGCGGCAATGTGGCCGTCTTTGAATTTTCGAACTTGAAACCCAATCTCGGATTAGGTAATGAGGTATTCGACTTTAAAACACCACCGGATACCGAAGTTGTGAGGGCTCCAGTATTGAATGGGCCGTAG
- a CDS encoding DNA translocase FtsK 4TM domain-containing protein, whose protein sequence is MGATTSAKRGEARRAPSPPSHIQREVIGVILIALSLLMLLSLLSFVPGEAQIVASGTPAARPPQNLIGSFGALLAGGFFYTIGGAAYLFPLLLGRLGFRCFSQAPVSIRFRTAASSLAAVFFLSAFLHLETTGVPTLTSGMISRGVAGGIVGQTIAEGLRAVFAGTGAHILIVAGFLVSLLLTTPLSLAEVVRRMPERWGALREGISAMMPERPVEVQKEVGNRRQRVKTPKPTPTAQEESFAEGVEEPRPTPTPPTPIIQPFPVSTPPVELEAAEPDVMALQAESGEYQLPDPEILLSDPSGAMDRMSDEELKAQSEVLSRALMSFGIEGTVTEVRPGPVVTMYEFEPAPGTKVARIVNLADDLALALKATSLRIVAPLPGKSVVGIEVPNRSRETVSLKEVVMSESFRRARSRLTLALGKDIFGAPITADLKTMPHLLVAGATGAGKSVSLNTMLLSILFAAKPSEVKLLLIDPKMLEFQSYEGIPHLLRPVITEPKSAARGLGWVVAEMERRYKLLAEAGVRNIDAYNRKVAGLHETFAENNAPPVEQPELPMQFLSEEERLSAGETSIAEGEQGCMQPKPTPPEPLPFIVVMIDELADLMMVAPKDVEDKIARLAQMARASGIHLVLATQRPSVDVLTGLIKANFPARIAFQVSSKTDSRTILDANGAEALLGRGDMLYLASGTGRLARLHGSFVSDDDVRSVVEFVKKQALPIYNQELQSLKSEEAAAEEARDEVYEQAKDLVLSTGQASASLIQRRLRVGYPRAARMIEQMESEGIVGAAGRDGRREVLGRRGPVGATEA, encoded by the coding sequence ATGGGTGCCACCACCTCGGCTAAGCGGGGCGAAGCCCGCCGTGCCCCTTCTCCCCCTTCTCATATTCAGCGGGAAGTGATCGGCGTGATCTTGATCGCATTGAGCTTGCTCATGCTGTTGAGTCTTCTGTCGTTTGTGCCCGGGGAAGCGCAGATTGTGGCATCCGGAACTCCGGCTGCGAGACCGCCTCAGAATCTCATTGGTTCCTTTGGCGCGTTGTTGGCCGGTGGGTTCTTTTATACCATCGGTGGAGCGGCCTACCTCTTTCCCTTGCTTTTAGGCCGGTTAGGCTTTCGCTGCTTCTCCCAGGCACCGGTGAGTATCAGATTCCGAACGGCTGCAAGTTCCTTAGCCGCCGTCTTCTTTCTGAGTGCGTTTCTGCATCTTGAAACGACCGGGGTGCCGACGCTCACGAGCGGGATGATTTCCCGGGGGGTGGCCGGCGGGATCGTCGGTCAGACGATCGCCGAAGGCCTTCGCGCTGTGTTTGCCGGGACCGGCGCCCATATTCTTATAGTCGCAGGATTTCTTGTGTCGCTCTTGCTGACAACGCCGCTGTCATTAGCCGAAGTCGTGCGTCGCATGCCGGAACGTTGGGGTGCTCTTCGTGAAGGGATATCCGCCATGATGCCCGAGCGACCGGTTGAGGTCCAGAAGGAGGTCGGCAATCGCAGGCAACGGGTCAAAACCCCCAAGCCGACCCCAACTGCACAAGAGGAGTCATTTGCTGAAGGAGTTGAAGAGCCAAGACCAACTCCGACTCCTCCAACTCCGATCATTCAGCCATTCCCTGTCTCAACTCCGCCAGTAGAATTAGAAGCGGCTGAGCCGGATGTGATGGCTTTACAGGCGGAGTCCGGGGAGTATCAGCTACCGGATCCTGAAATTCTGTTAAGTGATCCCTCTGGGGCGATGGATCGGATGTCGGATGAAGAGCTCAAAGCGCAATCCGAGGTCTTGTCACGAGCCCTGATGAGCTTCGGCATTGAGGGCACCGTGACAGAAGTGAGGCCCGGCCCCGTCGTTACGATGTATGAATTCGAGCCGGCGCCTGGTACGAAGGTCGCCCGCATTGTGAATCTAGCTGATGACCTCGCGTTGGCGCTCAAGGCGACGAGTCTGCGAATCGTCGCGCCATTGCCCGGTAAATCAGTGGTTGGGATCGAAGTGCCAAATCGGTCCCGAGAGACGGTGTCCCTGAAAGAAGTCGTCATGAGCGAATCCTTCCGTCGGGCACGATCCAGGCTGACACTCGCGTTGGGCAAGGATATTTTCGGTGCCCCGATTACCGCAGATCTGAAGACCATGCCGCATCTCTTGGTGGCTGGCGCGACCGGTGCCGGGAAGAGCGTCAGTTTGAACACGATGTTGCTCAGTATCCTCTTTGCCGCCAAGCCGAGCGAAGTGAAGCTCCTGCTCATTGACCCGAAGATGCTCGAGTTTCAATCATACGAAGGGATTCCACATCTATTGAGACCAGTGATTACGGAGCCCAAATCAGCCGCAAGAGGGTTGGGATGGGTCGTCGCTGAAATGGAGCGGCGGTATAAGCTATTGGCTGAGGCCGGGGTACGGAATATCGATGCCTACAATCGAAAGGTTGCCGGTTTGCATGAAACCTTCGCTGAAAACAACGCGCCGCCGGTCGAACAGCCTGAGCTTCCGATGCAGTTCCTCTCTGAAGAGGAGCGCCTCTCTGCCGGTGAAACCTCAATTGCCGAGGGAGAGCAAGGTTGCATGCAACCGAAGCCGACGCCGCCGGAACCGTTACCCTTTATCGTCGTCATGATCGACGAATTGGCGGATCTGATGATGGTCGCTCCCAAGGATGTCGAAGATAAGATCGCCCGACTCGCACAGATGGCCAGAGCGTCCGGGATTCATCTCGTGCTGGCCACCCAGCGTCCATCCGTGGATGTGCTCACAGGCCTGATCAAGGCGAATTTCCCCGCACGCATCGCGTTTCAAGTGTCGTCAAAGACCGACTCACGGACCATTCTGGATGCGAACGGAGCCGAGGCTCTCCTGGGCCGAGGCGATATGCTGTACTTGGCTTCCGGCACGGGCCGCCTCGCTCGTCTGCATGGGTCCTTTGTGTCGGATGACGATGTCCGATCGGTTGTTGAGTTTGTGAAGAAGCAAGCACTCCCGATCTACAACCAAGAGCTGCAATCGCTGAAGTCGGAAGAGGCGGCGGCGGAGGAGGCCAGAGACGAGGTGTATGAACAGGCCAAAGATCTGGTACTGTCGACCGGCCAAGCTTCGGCTTCTTTGATTCAGCGCCGCTTGCGGGTAGGCTATCCTCGAGCAGCGCGTATGATTGAACAGATGGAATCGGAAGGAATCGTGGGGGCGGCGGGGCGAGACGGGCGTCGTGAAGTCCTTGGGCGGCGCGGTCCGGTTGGTGCGACGGAAGCATGA
- the phoU gene encoding phosphate signaling complex protein PhoU: MAQRHFDEELAELKTKLARMAGLAEDQIDKALTALVTRDSALACRVIERDHKVNAMDVEIDEACIELLALHQPAARDLRLVTTAMKISTELERISDLAENVSERAIELNEEPQLKPYIDIPRMGSLARRMVKESIDAFIKEDANLARKVLTDDDFVDDLMEQLFRELLSFMIEDPPTITRAIRLSFIAKYLERVADHATNIAELVVYLVEGKIIRHTAPSVPL; encoded by the coding sequence ATGGCTCAGCGACATTTCGACGAAGAACTCGCGGAATTGAAGACGAAGCTGGCGCGGATGGCCGGTCTCGCTGAGGATCAGATCGACAAGGCGTTGACCGCGTTGGTCACACGCGATTCGGCTCTGGCCTGCCGGGTGATCGAGCGCGACCACAAAGTGAATGCGATGGATGTGGAGATCGACGAAGCCTGCATCGAGTTGTTGGCGCTTCACCAGCCAGCCGCGCGTGACCTACGATTGGTCACCACGGCCATGAAAATCTCGACCGAACTCGAACGAATCAGCGATCTCGCTGAGAACGTCTCTGAACGTGCGATCGAATTGAACGAAGAGCCGCAGCTGAAGCCGTACATCGATATTCCGAGGATGGGAAGTCTTGCGCGGAGGATGGTGAAAGAAAGCATCGACGCGTTCATCAAAGAAGATGCCAATCTGGCCAGAAAAGTGCTCACGGATGACGATTTTGTCGATGATCTGATGGAACAGTTATTTCGTGAGCTGCTCTCCTTTATGATCGAGGATCCTCCCACAATTACCCGTGCCATCCGGTTGAGCTTTATCGCAAAATATCTTGAACGGGTGGCCGATCATGCCACCAATATCGCTGAGCTGGTGGTCTATTTGGTGGAAGGCAAGATTATTCGGCACACAGCACCCTCAGTCCCGTTGTGA
- a CDS encoding phosphate ABC transporter ATP-binding protein — MESMEPSDSKMSHHSVAQQPAKLQVQGFNFFYGPVQSLFKIELEIPENHVTAFIGPSGCGKSTLLRCMNRLNDLIEGARHEGNILLDGIDIFNPAIDITDLRKRVGMVFQKSNPFPKSIYENVAYGPRLQGLKSRSVLEDIVERSLKGAGLWEEVKDRLHKSALGLSGGQQQRLCIARALAVKPDVLLMDEPCSALDPIATGIIEELLFSLKKELTVVIVTHNMQQAARVSDWTAFMYLGQLVEFGRTKQLFTNPAKKQTEDYITGRFG, encoded by the coding sequence ATGGAGAGTATGGAGCCGAGTGATTCCAAGATGTCGCATCATAGTGTTGCACAACAGCCGGCCAAACTTCAGGTGCAGGGCTTCAACTTTTTCTACGGTCCGGTTCAGTCGCTGTTCAAGATCGAACTGGAGATTCCAGAAAATCATGTGACCGCGTTCATTGGGCCTTCAGGCTGTGGAAAATCCACATTGCTCCGCTGCATGAACCGCCTGAATGACCTCATCGAGGGAGCGCGGCACGAAGGAAATATCCTCCTCGACGGCATCGATATCTTTAACCCGGCGATCGATATTACAGACCTTCGAAAGCGTGTGGGCATGGTGTTTCAAAAATCCAATCCCTTTCCCAAGTCTATCTATGAAAATGTCGCCTATGGCCCACGACTGCAAGGCTTGAAGAGTCGGTCGGTGTTGGAAGACATCGTCGAAAGAAGCCTCAAAGGGGCCGGCTTGTGGGAAGAAGTGAAAGACCGACTCCACAAGAGCGCTCTTGGTTTGTCCGGCGGTCAGCAGCAACGACTCTGTATTGCACGGGCCTTGGCGGTCAAGCCGGACGTCCTGCTGATGGATGAGCCCTGTTCCGCGCTGGATCCGATTGCCACCGGGATCATCGAAGAATTGTTATTTTCACTGAAGAAGGAGTTGACCGTCGTCATCGTGACGCACAACATGCAACAAGCGGCACGGGTGTCGGACTGGACGGCGTTCATGTACCTCGGTCAACTAGTCGAGTTCGGTCGTACCAAGCAGCTGTTCACCAACCCTGCGAAGAAGCAGACGGAAGACTATATTACCGGACGATTCGGGTGA
- the pstA gene encoding phosphate ABC transporter permease PstA, with translation MKLWFKHFMASGELFIWSCGAGLSLSLLMIGGLLVLILVNGFGYFWPADLVELTLKDGKHVIGQLAGEEVGPKGIPRIRMKIGNRDLYGLDYRWINTDQIVERTKPVDLVMVERREWGNFYGRLRTLLKEEQVVAEGADAVWQSLPPLLRHAGSSEAENPYTVLAIDANGKEKSLLLDQVMRVFRPNDLSTLDKIWIYIGNVWTVLTTEPREANTEGGIFPAIFGTVMMVIIMSFVVTPFGVIGALYLREYARQGVIVRIVRIAVNNLAGVPSIVFGVFGLGFLVYGVGGTLDALWFSERLPSPTFGTGGILWASLTLALLTVPVVIVATEEGLAAVPREYREGSIGLGATKWETMWKVVLPTALPGILTGLILAMARAAGEVAPLMLTGVVKLAPAMPIDGTWPFLHLDRKFMHLGFHIYDVGFQSPNVEAAKPMVYVTTLVLILVVVTLNLTGVVLRNRMRRKYAGSAV, from the coding sequence ATGAAACTGTGGTTCAAGCATTTTATGGCTAGCGGTGAGCTCTTCATTTGGAGTTGCGGCGCAGGTCTTTCTCTTTCGCTCCTCATGATTGGGGGGCTCCTGGTTCTTATCCTCGTCAACGGGTTCGGGTATTTCTGGCCGGCTGACCTCGTCGAATTGACGCTGAAGGATGGAAAACATGTGATCGGTCAGTTGGCCGGTGAGGAAGTTGGTCCGAAAGGCATCCCGCGAATCAGGATGAAGATTGGCAATCGTGATCTCTATGGGTTGGATTATCGGTGGATCAACACCGATCAGATCGTTGAGCGGACGAAACCGGTCGATCTTGTCATGGTGGAACGACGTGAGTGGGGCAACTTCTATGGACGCCTACGGACCCTCTTGAAAGAAGAACAGGTCGTGGCCGAGGGTGCGGATGCCGTGTGGCAGTCCTTACCTCCGCTTCTTCGGCATGCGGGATCAAGCGAGGCTGAGAATCCATATACGGTGCTTGCTATCGACGCAAATGGGAAAGAGAAATCTCTTTTGCTTGATCAAGTCATGCGCGTGTTTCGACCCAACGATCTTTCGACCTTGGACAAGATTTGGATTTACATCGGTAATGTCTGGACGGTCCTGACCACGGAGCCGCGTGAGGCTAACACCGAGGGTGGGATCTTCCCCGCAATTTTCGGCACCGTCATGATGGTCATCATCATGAGTTTCGTGGTAACCCCCTTTGGCGTGATCGGTGCCCTGTATCTCAGGGAGTATGCCCGTCAAGGAGTCATTGTGAGGATTGTCCGGATCGCGGTCAACAATCTCGCAGGGGTTCCTTCGATCGTCTTCGGTGTGTTTGGATTGGGATTCCTTGTGTATGGCGTAGGCGGCACGTTGGATGCGCTGTGGTTTTCCGAACGGCTGCCGTCTCCCACGTTCGGCACGGGTGGTATCCTTTGGGCCTCTTTGACACTCGCGCTGCTGACCGTTCCGGTCGTGATCGTCGCAACCGAAGAGGGACTTGCTGCAGTGCCGCGAGAATACCGAGAGGGATCGATCGGTTTGGGTGCGACAAAATGGGAAACGATGTGGAAGGTCGTGCTCCCTACGGCGCTCCCCGGCATTCTCACAGGACTGATCCTCGCCATGGCCCGTGCGGCCGGCGAGGTCGCGCCCTTGATGTTGACCGGTGTGGTGAAACTAGCGCCAGCTATGCCGATAGACGGGACATGGCCGTTTCTTCATTTGGATCGAAAGTTCATGCACTTGGGCTTTCATATCTATGATGTAGGTTTCCAATCGCCGAATGTTGAGGCGGCCAAGCCTATGGTCTATGTGACCACATTGGTATTGATTCTTGTGGTCGTGACGCTTAATCTGACGGGCGTCGTCTTGAGAAATCGGATGAGGAGGAAATATGCTGGATCAGCAGTATGA
- a CDS encoding ABC transporter permease subunit, which yields MSGGSFPTPALVGGVISRRRIRTITDRLTGFIIKAGGIGIILCILGMCVFLVKEVIPLFQPTRATLSEPISLSPLDRSFSVAIIGIDEQQEVAYVLRGDSLDFVFLGGTAHTSSKFPSRALLPDASVTALARAFGKGHNLAMGTGDGQVIPVAIEFVHEFMGNERSISPVVTVMAPVLAAPVPQAITKLAYQSTESDARIVALLEDLHLWLTTSRSTSRPDGTSESSITQVDLTSSIPGRITAFTLGSRAEILSVGTEEGRLYQLDIREPAHPVVVETTQASEKGEAITALAYLMGDRSLVVGNASGKIAVWTPVREHPGTNTTHMRMIHRFASQSGPVTDITISQRDKGFITTDAGGEIRLHHSTSEQTLLTLTPQQGLLRNTYFSPKADGLVSLSENDRLVQYQIRNLHPEITWRTLFSPVWYEGYDRPALVWQSSSGSDDFEPKFSLTPLIFGTVKGTFYAVLLAVPLSVLAAIYTAMFMHPNLRAKIKPAIEIMAALPTVVLGFLAGLWFAPVLERNFPAMTAMVLVIPVAILASAGLYLMLPASLRHRVRPGVEALLMMPVIIAVVWGCLETNTWWESLLFGGHYKPWLETHLGLNYDQRNAIVVGVAMGFAIIPIIYSISEEALSNVPKNLIAGSLALGATRWQTLAHLVLISASPGIFSALMIGLGRAVGETMIVLMATGNTPIMDWSLFNGFRTLSANIAVEIPEAPHGGTLYRTLFLAGLLLFVATFVLNTAAEVIRQRLRAKYSQF from the coding sequence ATGAGCGGGGGATCTTTTCCCACCCCTGCCCTCGTCGGCGGAGTGATCAGCCGCCGCCGGATCAGGACCATCACGGATCGGCTTACGGGCTTCATCATCAAAGCCGGCGGCATCGGCATTATCCTTTGTATTCTCGGGATGTGTGTGTTTCTGGTCAAGGAAGTCATCCCGCTTTTTCAGCCAACCCGCGCAACATTGTCTGAGCCGATTTCCCTCTCACCTTTAGATCGCTCGTTTTCTGTCGCCATCATTGGAATCGATGAACAGCAAGAGGTCGCCTATGTGCTACGCGGTGATTCTCTTGATTTTGTCTTCTTAGGAGGGACGGCTCATACGTCGTCAAAGTTTCCGTCGCGTGCCTTGCTGCCAGATGCGTCTGTTACAGCATTAGCGCGTGCCTTCGGGAAAGGGCACAATCTGGCTATGGGCACAGGGGATGGGCAGGTCATTCCGGTGGCGATCGAATTCGTTCACGAATTTATGGGTAACGAACGCTCGATCTCCCCGGTAGTCACCGTCATGGCTCCGGTTCTTGCCGCACCGGTTCCACAAGCGATCACAAAACTGGCCTATCAGAGCACGGAATCCGATGCTCGAATCGTCGCGCTCCTGGAAGACCTACATCTCTGGCTGACCACGAGCCGGAGCACATCACGCCCTGATGGAACCAGCGAGTCGTCGATCACGCAGGTCGACCTAACATCCAGTATACCCGGTCGAATCACGGCCTTCACGCTCGGGAGTCGCGCTGAAATCCTTTCGGTGGGAACCGAAGAGGGGAGATTATATCAGCTCGATATTCGGGAACCTGCTCATCCTGTTGTGGTAGAGACAACTCAGGCTTCCGAGAAAGGCGAAGCGATTACCGCACTTGCCTACTTGATGGGGGATCGAAGTCTTGTTGTCGGCAACGCGTCAGGGAAGATTGCCGTGTGGACACCGGTGCGGGAACACCCTGGAACGAACACCACCCATATGAGAATGATCCATCGGTTCGCCTCTCAGTCGGGTCCAGTCACTGACATTACGATTTCCCAGCGTGACAAAGGCTTTATTACTACCGATGCCGGAGGGGAAATCCGGCTGCATCATTCGACGTCTGAACAAACGTTGCTGACTCTTACTCCGCAACAGGGGCTGCTTCGCAATACCTATTTTTCCCCGAAAGCGGACGGACTCGTCAGCCTGTCCGAGAATGATCGGCTGGTTCAGTACCAGATCCGTAATCTCCATCCAGAGATCACATGGCGAACCTTGTTTTCTCCGGTCTGGTATGAAGGATATGATCGGCCGGCGCTTGTATGGCAGTCATCGAGCGGATCCGACGACTTTGAGCCAAAGTTCAGCTTGACCCCTCTTATCTTTGGCACGGTGAAGGGCACCTTCTATGCGGTATTACTCGCAGTCCCGTTGTCGGTGCTGGCCGCGATTTATACGGCGATGTTCATGCATCCGAATCTCCGTGCGAAGATCAAGCCCGCGATTGAAATTATGGCGGCGCTTCCAACTGTGGTCCTAGGATTTCTTGCCGGACTCTGGTTTGCCCCTGTTCTGGAGCGGAACTTTCCCGCTATGACGGCCATGGTTCTTGTCATTCCTGTGGCCATCCTTGCCTCTGCCGGGCTCTATTTGATGCTGCCCGCCTCCCTTCGCCATCGTGTCCGGCCGGGCGTCGAGGCGTTGCTTATGATGCCGGTCATCATTGCCGTAGTCTGGGGGTGTCTGGAGACTAACACATGGTGGGAATCGCTCTTGTTCGGTGGACACTATAAGCCATGGCTGGAAACGCATCTCGGGCTAAATTACGACCAGCGAAATGCCATCGTGGTCGGCGTGGCTATGGGGTTTGCGATCATTCCTATCATCTACAGCATCTCGGAAGAAGCCCTCTCCAATGTTCCCAAGAATCTCATCGCTGGTTCCTTGGCGCTTGGTGCGACGCGGTGGCAAACGCTTGCGCATCTGGTCCTGATCTCAGCCAGCCCGGGGATCTTCTCGGCTCTGATGATTGGGCTAGGCCGGGCTGTCGGAGAAACCATGATTGTCCTGATGGCCACCGGCAATACACCGATCATGGACTGGAGTCTATTCAACGGGTTTCGAACGCTCTCCGCGAATATTGCCGTGGAGATTCCTGAAGCTCCGCACGGCGGGACCTTGTATCGCACGCTCTTTTTGGCGGGGTTGCTCCTGTTTGTTGCTACCTTTGTTCTCAACACGGCGGCAGAAGTGATTCGACAACGGCTCAGGGCAAAGTACAGTCAGTTCTAG
- a CDS encoding phosphate ABC transporter substrate-binding protein yields MNISAAKSGLSCFALLGALASVIPSVYADDAIVLDSALKGYVKVSGVSGNVNSIGSDTLNNLMTLWAEGFRKQYPQVKIQIEGKGSSTAPPALIEGTALLGPMSRTMKNTEVDAFERKFRYKPTAFPVAIDALAVYVNKDNSVQGLTMAQIDGIFSKTRRRGAQENLERWTQLGVTGEVAALPISIYGRNSASGTYGFFKEYALKNGDYKDEVKEQPGSASVVQGITEDPAGIGYSGIGYLTSGVRVLSLAEKEGGPFIAPTQENAMNGSYPLWRHLLIYVNKAPNKPLDPLVREFIKFIYSKEGQAIVIKDGFFPLPQAMIEKELPKVE; encoded by the coding sequence ATGAATATATCAGCTGCCAAGTCTGGCTTATCGTGTTTCGCCCTCCTTGGGGCTCTTGCTTCCGTCATCCCATCGGTCTATGCCGATGATGCCATCGTGCTGGACTCGGCCTTAAAAGGCTATGTCAAAGTCAGCGGGGTATCAGGGAATGTCAACAGTATCGGTTCGGACACGCTCAATAACCTGATGACGCTCTGGGCCGAAGGTTTTCGCAAACAATATCCTCAGGTCAAAATCCAAATCGAAGGCAAGGGATCGAGCACAGCCCCTCCGGCCCTAATCGAAGGAACGGCTCTACTGGGGCCGATGTCCCGAACGATGAAAAATACCGAGGTCGATGCCTTTGAAAGAAAGTTCAGATATAAGCCCACCGCTTTTCCCGTCGCCATCGATGCGCTAGCAGTCTACGTCAACAAAGACAACTCGGTTCAGGGACTCACGATGGCGCAAATTGATGGGATCTTTTCCAAGACGCGTCGACGCGGCGCACAGGAAAACCTGGAACGATGGACTCAGCTTGGTGTTACAGGCGAAGTGGCGGCATTGCCGATCAGCATCTATGGCCGCAACTCGGCATCCGGCACCTACGGGTTTTTCAAAGAGTATGCGCTGAAAAACGGCGACTATAAGGATGAGGTCAAGGAACAACCAGGGTCCGCCTCCGTCGTGCAGGGTATCACGGAGGATCCTGCAGGCATCGGCTACAGCGGTATCGGCTATTTGACGTCCGGTGTGCGGGTCCTTTCATTGGCCGAAAAAGAAGGGGGGCCCTTTATTGCCCCTACGCAGGAAAACGCCATGAATGGTTCATATCCCCTCTGGCGGCATCTATTGATCTACGTGAACAAAGCGCCGAACAAACCGCTCGATCCACTCGTGCGGGAGTTTATCAAGTTTATCTATAGCAAAGAAGGACAAGCCATCGTGATCAAGGATGGCTTCTTTCCGCTCCCTCAGGCCATGATCGAAAAGGAATTGCCGAAAGTCGAATAG